In Gordonia phthalatica, one genomic interval encodes:
- the rplM gene encoding 50S ribosomal protein L13, translating into MPTYTPKAGDVTRQWYVIDATDVVLGRLAVASANLLRGKGKPTYAPHVDGGDYVIIINAEKVAVSGNKLTDKRLYRHSGHPGGLKSQSIGELLATKPERVIESAVKGMLPKNKLGNAIGGKLKVYAGADHPHAAQKPVNYEIKQVAQ; encoded by the coding sequence GTGCCTACCTACACCCCGAAGGCGGGTGACGTCACCCGCCAGTGGTACGTCATCGACGCCACTGACGTGGTGCTCGGCCGCCTCGCCGTTGCGAGCGCCAACCTGCTCCGCGGCAAGGGCAAGCCCACCTACGCCCCGCACGTCGACGGCGGCGACTACGTCATCATCATCAACGCGGAGAAGGTCGCCGTCAGCGGCAACAAGCTGACCGACAAGCGTCTCTACCGTCATTCGGGTCACCCGGGTGGCCTGAAGTCCCAGAGCATCGGTGAGCTCCTCGCCACCAAGCCGGAGCGCGTCATCGAGAGCGCCGTCAAGGGCATGCTCCCCAAGAACAAGCTGGGCAACGCCATCGGCGGCAAGCTCAAGGTCTACGCGGGCGCTGACCACCCGCACGCCGCGCAGAAGCCGGTCAACTACGAGATCAAGCAGGTGGCCCAGTGA
- the rpsI gene encoding 30S ribosomal protein S9 — translation MSDNNLNDVDVEVIEDETLSEDGSYTTESAEVVETETSSRGPVVLDAPVQTVGRRKEAIVRVRLVPGTGEFTLNGRTLEDYFPNKVHQQLIKAPLVTVERTDAFDIHARLTGGGPSGQAGALRLAIARGLIEVSPEDRPALKKAGFLTRDARAVERKKYGLKKARKASQYSKR, via the coding sequence GTGAGCGACAACAACCTGAACGACGTCGACGTCGAGGTCATCGAAGACGAGACGCTGAGCGAAGACGGCAGCTACACCACCGAGTCGGCCGAGGTCGTCGAGACCGAGACCAGCTCGCGCGGTCCCGTCGTCCTCGACGCCCCGGTGCAGACCGTCGGCCGCCGCAAGGAGGCCATCGTCCGCGTCCGCCTGGTGCCCGGCACCGGTGAGTTCACCCTCAACGGCCGCACCCTCGAGGACTACTTCCCGAACAAGGTCCACCAGCAGCTCATCAAGGCTCCGCTGGTGACCGTCGAGCGCACCGACGCCTTCGACATCCACGCACGCCTCACCGGCGGCGGCCCCTCGGGTCAGGCAGGCGCACTGCGTCTGGCCATCGCCCGCGGCCTCATCGAGGTCAGCCCCGAGGATCGCCCGGCCCTGAAGAAGGCAGGCTTCCTGACCCGCGACGCTCGCGCCGTGGAGCGCAAGAAGTACGGCTTGAAGAAGGCCCGCAAGGCTTCGCAGTACAGCAAGCGCTGA
- the glmM gene encoding phosphoglucosamine mutase: protein MARLFGTDGVRGRANDQLTPELALALASAAVSVLGAHTQTRPRVVVGRDPRASGELLEAALCAGLAAAGADAIRVGVVPTPAVAFLTADYRADFGVMISASHNPMPDNGIKFFAAGGHKLADDVEDQIEAAMEAEQVRPIGAAVGRIVDATDAADRYLEHLAQAVPSSLEGLTLVVDCAHGAASVVGPRAYEAAGAKVIAIHADPDGLNINDDCGSTHMDKLQAAVLQHGADLGLAHDGDADRCLAVDSTGAIVDGDMIMAVLALAMHESGDLTDDVLVATVMSNLGLHLAMKAAGIELKVTGVGDRYVLEELRAGGYALGGEQSGHIVIPAVGTTGDGVLTGLLLASRVASTGKRLAELAGVMTVLPQELINVPVSDKHAVSAAATVLAAVAEAETELDGQGRILLRPSGTEQLVRVMVEAQTPESARGIAERVAAVVANV from the coding sequence GTGGCTCGCCTTTTCGGCACCGACGGCGTCCGAGGCCGGGCCAACGACCAGCTCACCCCCGAGCTGGCGTTGGCTCTGGCCTCGGCCGCCGTTTCCGTTCTCGGTGCACATACGCAAACTCGTCCCCGCGTCGTCGTCGGCCGCGATCCGCGCGCTTCCGGTGAACTCCTGGAAGCCGCGCTCTGCGCAGGCCTGGCCGCAGCGGGCGCCGACGCCATCCGCGTCGGCGTGGTGCCCACGCCCGCCGTGGCCTTCCTGACCGCCGATTACCGCGCCGACTTCGGCGTGATGATCTCCGCGTCGCACAATCCCATGCCCGACAACGGCATCAAGTTCTTCGCCGCAGGCGGTCACAAACTGGCCGACGACGTCGAAGATCAGATCGAAGCCGCGATGGAGGCCGAGCAGGTCCGTCCGATCGGTGCGGCCGTCGGCCGGATCGTCGACGCGACCGACGCCGCCGACCGCTACCTGGAGCATCTGGCCCAGGCCGTCCCGTCCTCTCTCGAAGGCCTGACGCTGGTCGTCGACTGCGCGCACGGTGCGGCGTCGGTCGTCGGCCCGCGGGCCTACGAGGCAGCGGGTGCCAAGGTCATCGCCATCCACGCGGATCCCGACGGTCTCAACATCAACGACGACTGCGGGTCCACGCACATGGACAAGCTGCAGGCCGCCGTCCTGCAGCACGGTGCCGACCTGGGCCTGGCCCACGACGGCGACGCCGACCGCTGCCTGGCGGTGGACTCCACCGGCGCGATCGTCGACGGTGACATGATCATGGCCGTCCTCGCCCTCGCGATGCACGAGTCCGGCGACCTCACCGACGACGTCCTCGTGGCGACCGTCATGAGCAACCTGGGTCTGCATCTGGCGATGAAGGCGGCGGGCATCGAGCTCAAGGTGACCGGTGTCGGTGACCGCTATGTCCTCGAAGAGCTGCGCGCGGGCGGCTACGCCCTCGGCGGCGAGCAGTCCGGCCACATCGTGATCCCGGCCGTCGGCACCACCGGTGACGGCGTGCTGACCGGTCTGCTCCTCGCGTCGCGCGTCGCGTCGACCGGCAAGCGGCTCGCCGAGCTCGCCGGCGTGATGACCGTGCTCCCGCAGGAGTTGATCAACGTGCCCGTCTCCGACAAGCACGCGGTCTCCGCCGCGGCGACGGTCCTCGCGGCCGTCGCGGAAGCCGAGACCGAACTCGACGGGCAGGGCCGGATCCTGCTGCGCCCCTCGGGAACCGAGCAGCTCGTCCGCGTGATGGTGGAGGCGCAGACCCCCGAGTCCGCGCGTGGCATCGCCGAGCGCGTGGCCGCGGTGGTCGCGAACGTCTGA
- a CDS encoding alpha/beta hydrolase, which produces MFGNKKVVAPPPDKLMTELARRGPNKVDRGDLGIVGMSGQLFAPRTGRDLPAIAFGHGWLVGSARYRDLLFHLASWGIVVAAPDGSRGLFPSDIELGTDLRAAATVVSSVRLGTGAITVDPARIGIAGHGFGAAAAVRAASDAILLGRPPIRVKALASVFPAPTTADLTAAASTVTVPSLVLAGSAHLSSMTGNALDVAENLAGDVAFRTLAGTDARDLIETPSVKSLIGVNGADRSVHKAVRAQLTGFFLHQLTGDEKYAAFSDPDVTMGDALAVDLPNEERPELDHVSQLLGSKPRSA; this is translated from the coding sequence GTGTTCGGGAACAAGAAGGTCGTGGCGCCGCCGCCCGACAAGCTGATGACAGAACTCGCCCGTCGTGGACCGAACAAGGTCGACCGCGGCGACCTCGGCATCGTCGGCATGTCCGGGCAGCTCTTCGCGCCCCGCACCGGCCGCGACCTCCCCGCGATCGCGTTCGGACACGGCTGGCTCGTCGGCAGCGCCCGGTACCGCGACCTCCTGTTCCATCTGGCGTCCTGGGGCATCGTCGTCGCCGCACCCGACGGCAGCAGGGGACTGTTCCCCTCCGACATCGAACTCGGCACCGACCTCCGTGCCGCGGCCACCGTCGTCAGCAGTGTCCGCCTCGGCACCGGCGCCATCACCGTCGATCCCGCGAGGATCGGGATCGCCGGACACGGCTTCGGTGCCGCAGCCGCGGTCCGTGCCGCCTCCGACGCCATCCTTCTCGGTCGGCCGCCGATCCGAGTCAAAGCGCTCGCGAGCGTCTTCCCGGCACCGACCACCGCCGACCTGACGGCGGCGGCGTCGACCGTCACGGTCCCGTCACTCGTCCTCGCGGGCTCCGCCCACCTGTCGTCGATGACCGGCAACGCGCTCGACGTGGCCGAGAACCTCGCGGGTGATGTGGCATTCCGCACACTCGCGGGAACCGATGCGCGCGACCTGATCGAGACGCCGTCGGTGAAGTCGCTCATCGGCGTCAACGGTGCGGACAGGTCCGTTCACAAGGCGGTTCGCGCGCAGCTGACCGGCTTCTTCCTGCATCAGCTGACCGGCGACGAGAAGTATGCGGCGTTCTCCGATCCGGACGTGACCATGGGCGACGCCCTGGCAGTGGACCTGCCGAACGAAGAACGGCCCGAATTGGACCACGTGTCGCAGTTGCTCGGCTCTAAACCGCGCTCCGCCTGA
- the glmS gene encoding glutamine--fructose-6-phosphate transaminase (isomerizing) gives MCGIVGYVGKRDALDIVVDALRRMEYRGYDSAGVAILDGQGSLAVEKKAGRLENLDKQIAEVGRDSLAGSTGMGHTRWATHGQPTDRNAHPHVSTDHKIAVVHNGIIENYAPLRTELEDAGVEFSSDTDTETAVHLMEREYTVGEHAGDFVAAAYATLRRLEGAFTLVFTHADHPDTIVAARRSTPLVVGVGDGEMFVASDVTAFIEHTRDAVELGQDEVVVITADGYTVTDFDGVVTGGKPFHIDWDLAAAEKGGYDYFMLKEIAEQPAALSDTLLGHLQDGRIVLDEQRLSDQDLRDVDKVFVVACGTAYHAGMIAKYAIEHWTRLPVEVELASEFRYRDPVLDRSTLVVAISQSGETADTLEAVRHAKDQKARVLAICNTNGAQIPRESDAVLYTHAGPEIGVASTKCFLAQIAAAYMVGLALAQAVGTKYQDEVVREFEALEQIPQAVEKVLEQMEPVRDLARQFASSDTVLFLGRHVGYPVALEGALKLKELAYIHAEGFAAGELKHGPIALIEDGLPVIIVMPSPTGRALLHSKMVSNIREIQARGATTIVIAEPDDDAAAAVADHLIPIPATPTLLQPLVSTVPLQVFAATVAQSRGYDVDKPRNLAKSVTVE, from the coding sequence ATGTGTGGAATCGTGGGTTATGTGGGCAAGCGCGACGCGCTCGACATCGTCGTCGACGCCCTGCGCCGAATGGAATACCGCGGTTACGACTCCGCGGGCGTGGCGATCCTCGACGGACAGGGATCCCTCGCGGTCGAGAAGAAGGCCGGACGGCTGGAGAACCTCGACAAGCAGATCGCCGAAGTCGGCCGCGACAGTCTGGCCGGGAGCACCGGCATGGGGCACACGCGCTGGGCCACGCACGGTCAGCCCACCGATCGCAATGCGCACCCGCACGTCAGCACCGACCACAAGATCGCAGTGGTGCACAACGGCATCATCGAGAACTACGCGCCGCTCCGGACCGAATTGGAAGACGCCGGTGTCGAGTTCTCGTCGGACACCGACACCGAGACTGCCGTGCACCTGATGGAGCGCGAGTACACCGTCGGTGAGCACGCGGGCGACTTCGTGGCCGCCGCCTACGCCACACTTCGTCGACTCGAGGGCGCGTTCACCCTGGTCTTCACGCACGCCGATCATCCCGACACGATCGTCGCCGCTCGTCGTTCCACCCCGCTGGTCGTGGGGGTCGGCGACGGCGAGATGTTCGTCGCGTCCGACGTCACCGCATTCATCGAGCACACGCGCGACGCCGTGGAGCTCGGTCAGGACGAGGTCGTCGTCATCACCGCCGACGGCTACACCGTCACCGACTTCGACGGCGTCGTCACCGGCGGCAAGCCCTTCCACATCGACTGGGACCTCGCCGCCGCAGAGAAGGGCGGCTACGACTACTTCATGCTCAAGGAGATCGCCGAGCAGCCGGCCGCGCTCTCCGACACCCTCCTCGGGCACTTGCAGGACGGCCGGATCGTGCTCGACGAGCAGCGACTGTCCGATCAGGATCTGCGCGACGTCGACAAGGTCTTCGTCGTGGCCTGCGGCACCGCGTACCACGCGGGCATGATCGCCAAGTACGCCATCGAGCACTGGACCCGCCTGCCCGTCGAGGTGGAACTGGCCAGCGAGTTCCGGTACCGCGACCCGGTGCTCGACCGGTCGACGCTGGTCGTCGCGATCAGCCAGTCCGGAGAGACCGCCGACACCCTGGAGGCGGTGCGGCACGCCAAGGACCAGAAGGCCCGCGTCCTGGCGATCTGCAACACCAACGGTGCGCAGATCCCGCGCGAGTCGGACGCCGTGCTCTACACGCATGCCGGCCCGGAGATCGGCGTCGCGTCCACCAAGTGCTTCCTGGCGCAGATCGCCGCCGCCTACATGGTCGGTCTGGCCCTGGCACAGGCGGTCGGCACCAAGTACCAGGACGAGGTGGTCCGCGAGTTCGAGGCTTTGGAGCAGATCCCGCAGGCCGTCGAGAAGGTCCTGGAGCAGATGGAGCCGGTGCGCGATCTGGCGCGCCAGTTCGCGTCGTCGGACACCGTCCTGTTCCTGGGGCGCCACGTCGGGTACCCGGTGGCGCTCGAGGGTGCCCTCAAGCTCAAGGAGCTCGCCTACATCCACGCGGAGGGCTTCGCCGCCGGCGAGCTCAAGCACGGACCCATCGCCCTGATCGAGGACGGGCTGCCGGTCATCATCGTGATGCCGTCGCCGACCGGCCGTGCGCTGCTGCACTCCAAGATGGTCAGCAACATCCGCGAGATCCAGGCGCGCGGCGCCACGACCATCGTGATCGCGGAGCCGGACGACGACGCCGCAGCGGCCGTCGCGGATCACCTGATCCCGATCCCGGCGACACCGACCCTCCTGCAGCCGCTGGTCTCGACCGTCCCGTTGCAGGTCTTCGCGGCCACCGTCGCGCAGTCCCGCGGCTACGACGT